AATGAAATTGGTCGTTTGGAACCAAGACTGAAAATCGAGGAGATCATTTATGAAACAATTCAAAATTGCGGTCATCGCAGGAGATGGCATTGGCCCTGAAGTGATTAATGAAGGCATAAAAGTATTAAAAAAAGTGGCTGAACTGGATTCAGGTTTTCAATTGGATTTCACATACTTCCCATGGGGCTGCGAATTTTATGCCGAAAATGGTAGAATGATGGATGATGATGGGATAGAAAAGCTGAAATCGTTTGACGCGATTTATTTGGGAGCGGTCGGGTTTCCGGGCGTTCCAGACCATATTTCCCTATGGGAGCTATTATTGAAAATCCGTAAAAGTTTTGATCAGTATGTCAATATCCGGCCCGTGACATTATTAAAAGGGGCTCACTTGCCTCTCGTTGATGTGAAACGTGAAGATATTGATATGCTGTTCATCCGCGAAAACAGTGAAGGTGAATATTCAGGCGCAGGAGATTGGCTGTTTAAAGGGCAGGAACATGAAGTTGTTCTGCAAAACAGTGTGTTTTCCCGTAAAGGGACGGAAAGGATCATCCGATATGCTTTTGAAACCGCGAAAAAAGAAGGCAGATCGCTCACGAGCATTTCTAAAGCCAACGCCTTGAATTATTCGATGGTTTTCTGGGATCAAGTATTCGAAGAGGTCAGCAGGGAATATCCCGAAGTCGAAACGGCTTCATATCTTGTCGACGCAGCGGCAATGCTGATGATCAAAGACCCGAAGCGCTTTGAGGTCGTTGTCACTTCGAACCTGTTCGGTGATATTTTAACAGACTTAGGAGCAGCGCTTGCTGGAGGAATCGGACTTGCTGCCGGTGCCAACATTAATCCTGAAAGGGAATTTCCATCGATGTTCGAACCAATTCACGGCTCAGCTCCTGACATTGCCGGCAGGGGTATCGGAAATCCGCTTGCTTCCATTTGGTCAGCAAGCCAAATGCTCGACTTTTTTGGATATGAATCACATGGTAAGATTGTGCTTGAAGCGATTGAGCAACTGTTGATGGAAGCCCGGGTGCTCACGCCCGATATGAATGGCACGGCATCCACTTCCGAAGTGGGGGACCGGGTAGCGGAAATCATCGAGTCTATCATTTTATCCAGAGTCTGACGGTGAAATGATCGTTCAATTTGATTGAATGGTCATTAATATAAATGTTGAAATGAAGTTGACTACATCTTTTTTGTCATTAGCCCCGGAATGGTACCGAGGGCTAATGACAAAAATTTAACTTTTTATTCAACAAAGAAAACGTTTACATAATGCGTGTAAACTGTCTATCTTATTATTTAAGGGGTGATTGGATGAAAAGTAAGAAATATGTGTTTTACATATCATTAGCAATCAGCTTAGGCTTAATAGCCATTGGTATATTCATGCCAAGCCAATTAGAGAGTTTTTCTAATTCATCGCTTGATTTTATCTACAATAATTTGGGTTGGTTCATTTTGGGGAGTGTTTTTACTTTCTTTGTGTTTTGTATGTATATAGGACTGTCTAAATTCGGTCATATACGTTTAGGAGAAGATAGCGATCGCCCTGAATATAAAACAGCAACTTGGATTGGTATGCTATTTAGTGCTTCCATTGGAATCAGTCTAGTATTTTGGGGCGTGGCAGAACCTGTTTCCTACTATATTAATCCTCCTTTTGGTAAAGCCACTTCCGAAGAGTCAGCAAAGCTCGCTTTGCAATTAGTTTACTTGCATTGGGGAGTTTCGGCCTGGGCTTGTTATGCACTTGTAGGAGTTTCTCTAGCATTCTTCCAATTCAGAAAAAAATTACCTTCTTCATTAAGTTCTGTTTTTTATCCCTTAATAGGAGACAAAATCAGAGGCCCCATTGGAAAGGGGATCGATGTGATTGTCATTCTCTCCATCGTCATTGGCATTGCTACGTCGCTAGGTTTTGGTACGTTGCAGGTCAACAGTGGCTTGAACTTTCTGTGGAGTCTGCCGATGAATGTTAGTGTTCAAACATCTATTATTGTGGTAGTGACAATTATTTATGTAGCATCCACGGTTTCTGGGCTACAAGGGGCCATGAAACATTTATCCAATCTAAATATGCTGCTAGCTTTTGCATTATTGGCCTTCGTTCTTTTTCTCGGACCGACCCAAACCATTTTTAAAGTCTTTTTCCAAGGGATAGGTGATTACGTTCAAAACTTTGTAGGCATGTCGTTCAGGACTGAGCCTTATAGTGATGAAAAAGGGACTTGGATAGCTAGTTGGACTTTATTTTATTTTGGTTGGTGGATTGCTTGGGCGCCGCTTGTTGGAAGTTTTGTCGCTAGAATATCAAAAGGCAGAACGATTAAAGAATTTATGATGGGTGCCGTATTCATTCCGGTAATAGGATCATTCTTCTGGTTTGCTGTTATGGGGGGCTCAGCCATTCATTTAATTCAAAATATGGGTGAAACAGCACTAGCTACTGCAGTTTCGACCGACGTGACATCGGCATTGTTCAAATTTTTTGATTATTTTCCGATGACTACATTTTTAAGTATTCTAGCTATGGTACTCGTACTGGTTTTCTTTATCACATCTGCTAACTCAGCTGTTTTTGTGTTAGGGATGTTTAGCGAAAATGGAAATCCAAATCCATCCCATTCAATAAAAATAATATGGGGAGCTGTCATTGCGGCAATTTCTATCGTATTGATCATGACTGGTGGTCTGGCAGGTTTGCAATCTGCACTTGTTGCAACCGCTGTTCCTTTGGCGGTGCTAATGCTCATCATGTGTTATTCTACATATAAAGGTCTTAAAGCCGAAATAGGTCTAACAATGGGAAAACAAAATAAAGAATCTGAACAAAAAGCGCCCCTTCCTAAAAAAAAGGCTTTATAAACAGGGGATTGTGTCATCGGTCGAATAATGGACACTAATAAAACGGTGTTCATTATTCGGCTTTTTTATGCTTGGAGGAAGTTATTCTTCGTCAGGATTCTAATGATAGGAATAATAATACAGATGATGACTTTAAGGTTCAGTTTGGATACAGGAGGCAGCGATGAAATACGAGATTATCTTATTTGATGTTGATGATACATTGCTAGACTTTGGAATATCGGAAAAAAAGGCACTGCATGAAGTCTTCTTGGAGTTCGGTTTGCCCACAGGGGCGGAGGACTATGCGGGATGCTACCAAGAAATCAGTCAGGTATTATGGAGGGACCTGGAACAGGGGCTTATTGATTTAACAAATCTGGGAGTGGAGAGGTTTAAGCGATTGTTCCTCAAGCATGGGCTTGATATCGATGCGGATGCGTTCAGCCGTGCATACCTTGGACATTTGGGAAAGGAAATACATCTTCTGCCTGGGGCTTTAGAGGTTTGCGAGAAGCTTGGAGGATGCCGGCTGGCTATTATAACAAATGGCTTCACGACAGTGCAGACAGCAAGAATCGGGGGGTCACCCCTGTGCAATACCTTTGAGACTTTGATAATTTCCCAAGAGGCTGGGTTTCAGAAGCCTGATAGGGGGATTTTTGATTATGCATTTTCCAAGTTAAAGATCACGGATAAATCGAAAGTGTTGATGGTGGGTGACTCCTTGACATCAGATATACAGGGCGGTTTGAATTATGGAATGGATACATGCTGGTACAATCCCCATCAAAAGGATAATAATCTCGGAATCAAGCCCACCTATGAAATCCGGACGCTCACTAATCTTTTGGAGATTGTAGGAAGCAAGGAAGTATAACGAGGTATATGCGTTCTAAAAAAACAGAGGCCGCTCGTCCGAGTGATCGGACTTGCAGCCTCTGTATTACTCATGCCAGAGATTTTAGTATCAGTTCAAATCCAGCTCATGTGGCTTGAGTGTTTGATCCTTTTCAATCCTTTTGCTGAAATGTGGTGATAATATACAAAGCGCCACGGAAATTGCGAGACCTGCCATCATGAATCCGCCAAAAACCAAAGGGGATGGGCCATATGATTCCGCCATGGCAGTCCAGATGAGCGGACCGAAACCTGCAATGGCTGCCGCGACCTGATAACCGACAGATAATCCAGTATAACGGACCTTGGCTGGAAAGAGCTCCGAGAATAATGTCCCTTGTGTCGAAAAAATGGCTCCCCAGATGACGCCGAGTACAACTGCCTGCATAATGTAGAACCAGCCGACCCCACGCCCAATCAATGTGAAATATGGGATGGCCAAAAGGAAAAGGAGAATCAGGCCCCCAAAATAGATGATTTTTCGATTAATGAAATCTGAAATGTAACCAATGACAGGAATGGTAATTAGCATTGTAGCGCAGCCAATCGTTAAACCGGTAAGGGCTGAATCTTGGGAATAACCAAAATACAATGTAGTAAAGACGAGAACATAGGACATGATGAATACATTGAAGAACCCGTCCCCAATTTTTAGTCCGATCACTTGGAGCACACTTCTCCAATCGTGTTTCAACGTTTCAATAATGGGAACTTTCGCAAGATCACCGCTATCTTTCTGTTGCTTGAACTCCGGCGTTTCTTCAATGCCACTCCTTACCCAGATTGCCAATGCGATCAGTACACCGCTTAAAAGAAATGGAATCCGCCAACCCCAAGCTAAAAATTGGGCATCTGTTGTCAAGGAACTGATAAGGGTTAGGCTGAATGAACCGGCAACCAAACCGATGGGGACCCCTAGTTGGGGAATGGATCCATATAACCCACGGACACCCTTTGGAGCAGATTCCGTTGCCAATAGGATGGCTCCGCCCCATTCACCTCCCAAGGAAATTCCTTGAATCAACCTCAGCACCACCAAGATGGCGGGGGCGGCCAACCCAACCTGGGCATAAGTGGGCAGAACACCGATAAGCATTGAACTCCCTCCCATACCAATAAGGGTGAACATAAGTGCTGCCTTCCTTCCGATGCGATCACCCATATGGCCGAATAGGATACTTCCGATTGGACGGGCAGCGTAACCAGCCCCGAAAGTGACAAAGGCGAGAAGAAGTGAAATCGCCGGATCATGATTCGGAAAGAATAGAGTTGTAAAAACTAGGCCTGTTGCTGTCCCGTATAAATAGAAATCATACCACTCAATAACGGAACCAGCTAAACTAGCGAAAAGGACTCGACTTTTTTTCATGGAAATGCTCCTTTAATGCGTAGTATTTCATCAAAATTGTTTACAGCAATAAATAAATCTGAAATGAACAAAAATGATGCTTAAGGAATATAAGTAAAAAACTGGATTATTTAGATTATTTTAGAGGGGTTATCCATGCTGGTCAACATATTTCTGATTTTTCTGAAAAAATGAAGCGAATAACTTAGCTCTCACCACCTGTATTGGAATATAATTCATTCTAAAGTAATGGAAATAATGATTTGAACTTCCCGGATAAAATGAAAAAGTTTTAACTAAGGAGGAGAATTAAACTCAAAACATTTAGAATTTTTCATGTATAGAAGAGTGGCAAAGTGGAAATCATGTGGATAAGGAAATGAAAAAAGAGGAAAGGATAAGATTTCAAGAAATAATAATAATCTCCAAGTTATTTAGTATAATAGAAAAAAGGTTAAGGAGTTGGTTTCGTATGGAGAAGCAATTGCCAGGAACATCGCTTGAACCTGAAGAGATGGCTGAAATGGTTTTAAAAAAGGCCCTTAGTGATTACCGGAGGGCACAAATCGAAAAAGAAATCGATGACTCATTAAGAAATCGAGATAAGGAAGAGTTCCTTCGTTTAACTGAAATATTGAAGGGGATTTCATGAAATTTCATACACTGTGAAAAAGACAAGTAGTAATGATATTGAAAGTACACCTAAAAGCCAGCAGGGCTCGATCATTTAAATATGATGTAGATGAAGCTTTATATAACTGGAACATTCTAATTAAATAGCAATCTATAGTATTATAACATTTTACATTGTAAGCGCTTTCTTATATAATCAAATAAAGAAAACGATGGAGAGTAGATGTAAGTGGACTACGGCGGAATACACGGGTATTAGTGGCTGAAATGTTCATGCACCGGGATAATGACTAAAAGGGGGAAGAGATATGAAAAAGGATGGAGTGTCGTTAATCGAATTTGTTCAGGAGGATCGATTTGAACTCAGCTCCTACATTACTTCTTTATTTAACAAACTGAATGACTATGTTCCCAAAAGTCTTAAAGATAAAAGGTGAATGACAATAAAAAACGGGTCAGGAAGATCTGCATGACTTCCTGATTCTTTTTTTATTTTGTTTTTGGGATTTAGAGTTCTGAGGCCCAAAGTCAAAGGTACAATAATGGACAATGAGAATCGTTATCGACTAAAAATGTTTCATTATTATCATATCGATTAGAGTTGTTCATAATGTTCGTTCAGAGAGGAAAATGGTAGTAAAAGAAGGAAATGCAGACCAAGTAGTAAAACGGTTCAGTGGGGAAGGGATCATTGAAAGGCAGGATGGGTTCAGCGATTTAAGTGTGATCGTGAAAAAAGTGCGACGCGGCGATGAAGAGGTCATCATCAATTGGTCGGAGGCATATTTGAAGCAGTGGGAAAAGAGTGAAGCCCATATCGCAGGCCATAAAGCAAACCTTGGGAAACCAAAGCCTGAATATATCGTCAGTTCGGAAGGATCATTATATGAAGTGAAGGCTATTAAAAAGGCAGTGGACAACTTACTAGCCTTTTTTGAATTCCGTACATTAGAAAAGTTAAGTTACTGGGTGGAATATCCCATTTCTCAACTATCGCGTCGTATAGGGATGCGGAATGGTGGCCGTTCACATACAATAGCTTACCTTCACTAAAATTCAGGCTCCCTTTATGGGTGCCTCTTTTTGTCGATGGAATCATCTCAAAATAGGTTCAGGTTATTCCTATTCTGTTGATATAGTAAAATATTTTTTTAGAATGGTGACTTTGATGGAAAATTGAAGAGTGGGGGAGCAGGAAGGTCGTTTAGTATGTTGATATTTATGAACTTATAAGGGGGGGAATTCTAGGGATGGCTAGGATTCCTAAGATAAAGTCAACTAAGTTTAGAAATATTAATATTTAAAAATACCATTAAGATGTCTTTAAAGTAGTGTTTAGTTTATCAGCAGATTTCGATTACGATTCGTGCGCCAGGATAGGCGTTCACCTTTTCCTTCAGGTGGAACTAAAAGAAATGAAAACGATTTCATTTGATGACGGTTCTTATATTGGCTTGATGATCAAAAAAATATATTAAGTTGACCTTAATGAAAGGCGGAAACATTGAAAAGAAAAAATTCGTTAAGGAAGATGAGCTGATCATCCGCAAAACTTGCGGTTCCAAATTGGAAAAAAGCTTGAATGTATAAAAATGTTTGGAAAGATTGCTATGTTAGTAATAGAAGGCTCCCTTTTATGGGAGCCTTATACGTTTGAGAGAGATTCAGGTTTATTCACTCAACACCACTAGGATTCTTATCTGGTGGAAATATCAGACTAAGCCACAGGTGTGGCAGGAGCTTCACTGACATCATTCTTAAATTAATGTAAGCTTTACCCTAAATATTTGGAAACGTAAATGATGTTTGTGAATCCCATTCATCTTGAATGTGGATTTTTTTAATTGAATGTTTAGTGCTTTTTAGTTGGCTTTATTTACGGTTCACTTTTAGTGGATTCCAGTCCAGATGAAATTACAGATACTGTTTGTATTTCTTTAACTTATAGATGACTGTTGGCTGGCTGATGCCCAAATGTTCTGCCATCTCGTATGTGGTTTTACATTTTTTCCATGCTTTTGCAATCAGTTGCCTTTCAACCCTTTCCAGAGTTTTCTTTAAATCGAAATTCTCTTCACAATCCTGTTCGATTGCAAGGAAGGTGGAGTCTTCAGGCTGTTCAATTTGCCCTGTGATGGATTGCGGAAGGTGTTCCGGAAATATAATTGGTTCTTCGATGGTCAGGATTAACCGTTCAATCAAGTTTTCTAATTCCCGTATATTTCCGGGCCAATGATAATGAGTCAAAACTTCATACGTCGATGGATGGATTTTTTTGAATTTCTGGTATTTATCACTGGTTTTCTGTAAGTAATGCTGAATTAAGAGAGGGATATCTTCTTTACGTTCATGTAATGCCGGAATCTGGATGGGAATCACATTCAAACGATAGAATAAGTCCAATCTAAACTTACCTTGACTTACCATCTCCTTCAAGTCTTGATTAGTTGCTGCAACCAGGCGGAAGTTAATATGGCTTTCTTTTTTTCCACCGATGCGCTTTATCTTTTTTTCCTGTAATACTTTCAGTAATTTAGCTTGCATGGCAAGTGGGAGTTCCCCGATTTCATCCAAGAAAA
This sequence is a window from Brevibacillus sp. JNUCC-41. Protein-coding genes within it:
- a CDS encoding BCCT family transporter, translating into MKSKKYVFYISLAISLGLIAIGIFMPSQLESFSNSSLDFIYNNLGWFILGSVFTFFVFCMYIGLSKFGHIRLGEDSDRPEYKTATWIGMLFSASIGISLVFWGVAEPVSYYINPPFGKATSEESAKLALQLVYLHWGVSAWACYALVGVSLAFFQFRKKLPSSLSSVFYPLIGDKIRGPIGKGIDVIVILSIVIGIATSLGFGTLQVNSGLNFLWSLPMNVSVQTSIIVVVTIIYVASTVSGLQGAMKHLSNLNMLLAFALLAFVLFLGPTQTIFKVFFQGIGDYVQNFVGMSFRTEPYSDEKGTWIASWTLFYFGWWIAWAPLVGSFVARISKGRTIKEFMMGAVFIPVIGSFFWFAVMGGSAIHLIQNMGETALATAVSTDVTSALFKFFDYFPMTTFLSILAMVLVLVFFITSANSAVFVLGMFSENGNPNPSHSIKIIWGAVIAAISIVLIMTGGLAGLQSALVATAVPLAVLMLIMCYSTYKGLKAEIGLTMGKQNKESEQKAPLPKKKAL
- a CDS encoding tartrate dehydrogenase, yielding MKQFKIAVIAGDGIGPEVINEGIKVLKKVAELDSGFQLDFTYFPWGCEFYAENGRMMDDDGIEKLKSFDAIYLGAVGFPGVPDHISLWELLLKIRKSFDQYVNIRPVTLLKGAHLPLVDVKREDIDMLFIRENSEGEYSGAGDWLFKGQEHEVVLQNSVFSRKGTERIIRYAFETAKKEGRSLTSISKANALNYSMVFWDQVFEEVSREYPEVETASYLVDAAAMLMIKDPKRFEVVVTSNLFGDILTDLGAALAGGIGLAAGANINPEREFPSMFEPIHGSAPDIAGRGIGNPLASIWSASQMLDFFGYESHGKIVLEAIEQLLMEARVLTPDMNGTASTSEVGDRVAEIIESIILSRV
- a CDS encoding IDEAL domain-containing protein, whose amino-acid sequence is MEKQLPGTSLEPEEMAEMVLKKALSDYRRAQIEKEIDDSLRNRDKEEFLRLTEILKGIS
- a CDS encoding YjjG family noncanonical pyrimidine nucleotidase translates to MKYEIILFDVDDTLLDFGISEKKALHEVFLEFGLPTGAEDYAGCYQEISQVLWRDLEQGLIDLTNLGVERFKRLFLKHGLDIDADAFSRAYLGHLGKEIHLLPGALEVCEKLGGCRLAIITNGFTTVQTARIGGSPLCNTFETLIISQEAGFQKPDRGIFDYAFSKLKITDKSKVLMVGDSLTSDIQGGLNYGMDTCWYNPHQKDNNLGIKPTYEIRTLTNLLEIVGSKEV
- a CDS encoding MFS transporter gives rise to the protein MKKSRVLFASLAGSVIEWYDFYLYGTATGLVFTTLFFPNHDPAISLLLAFVTFGAGYAARPIGSILFGHMGDRIGRKAALMFTLIGMGGSSMLIGVLPTYAQVGLAAPAILVVLRLIQGISLGGEWGGAILLATESAPKGVRGLYGSIPQLGVPIGLVAGSFSLTLISSLTTDAQFLAWGWRIPFLLSGVLIALAIWVRSGIEETPEFKQQKDSGDLAKVPIIETLKHDWRSVLQVIGLKIGDGFFNVFIMSYVLVFTTLYFGYSQDSALTGLTIGCATMLITIPVIGYISDFINRKIIYFGGLILLFLLAIPYFTLIGRGVGWFYIMQAVVLGVIWGAIFSTQGTLFSELFPAKVRYTGLSVGYQVAAAIAGFGPLIWTAMAESYGPSPLVFGGFMMAGLAISVALCILSPHFSKRIEKDQTLKPHELDLN